The Aedes aegypti strain LVP_AGWG chromosome 3, AaegL5.0 Primary Assembly, whole genome shotgun sequence genome contains a region encoding:
- the LOC110678228 gene encoding histone H2B-like: MDEVANEAKGRNSAHHSTGIKENRLQHDGTENQRKAAKKSGKAQKNIVKGDKKKKKQRRKESYAIYIYKVLKQVHPDTGVSSKAMSIMNSFVNDIFERIAAEASRLAHYNKRSTITSREIQTAVRLLLPGELAKHAVSEGTKAVTKYTSSK; encoded by the exons ATGGATGAAGTAGCAAACGAAGCGAAGGGGCGGAACAGCGCTCACCATTCTACGGGTATAAAAGAGAACCGACTG CAGCACGATGGCACCGAAAACCAGCGGAAAGCCGCGAAGAAATCCGGCAAGGCCCAGAAGAACATTGTCAAGGgcgataagaagaagaagaagcagcgcAGGAAGGAAAGCTACGCCATCTACATCTACAAGGTGTTGAAGCAAGTTCACCCCGACACTGGCGTTTCGTCGAAAGCCATGAGCATCATGAACAGCTTCGTCAACGACATCTTTGAGCGTATTGCCGCCGAAGCCTCCCGCCTGGCCCACTACAACAAGCGTTCGACGATCACATCCCGCGAAATCCAAACCGCCGTCCGGCTTCTGCTCCCGGGAGAGTTGGCCAAGCACGCCGTTTCGGAAGGCACCAAGGCCGTCACCAAGTACACCAGCTCCAAGTAA
- the LOC110679117 gene encoding histone H1-like, whose product MSEVATEAAAAAPAASPAKTKKPRAPKGQGKPKKPSTHPPVNDMVVAAIKTLKERNGSSLQAIKKYIAANYKCDVAKLAPFLKKALKNGVEKGKFVQTKGTGASGSFKLKAEAKKAASEKKPKKAGEKKAKKATGEKKKATKKPAGEKKAKKPAGEKKAKKPAAAKKAKAAGAKAAKKAGGVKKAAAPKQKATKPSKTAAKKPKTPKPKKAAPAKKAAAKKTAAKK is encoded by the coding sequence ATGTCTGAAGTTGCCACTGAAGCCGCTGCCGCAGCCCCGGCTGCCTCGCCAGCCAAGACCAAGAAGCCAAGGGCCCCCAAGGGACAGGGCAAGCCGAAGAAGCCGTCGACCCACCCCCCAGTCAACGACATGGTTGTTGCTGCCATCAAAACCTTGAAGGAACGCAACGGATCGTCCCTGCAGGCCATCAAGAAGTACATCGCCGCCAACTACAAATGCGATGTCGCCAAGCTTGCCCCATTCCTCAAGAAGGCCTTGAAGAATGGCGTCGAGAAGGGCAAGTTCGTCCAAACCAAGGGCACCGGCGCTTCCGGTTCGTTCAAGCTGAAGGCTGAAGCTAAGAAGGCCGCCAGTGAGAAGAAACCGAAGAAGGCCGGCGAGAAGAAGGCCAAGAAGGCTACCGGAGAGAAGAAGAAGGCCACCAAGAAACCAGCTGGGGAGAAGAAGGCCAAGAAGCCAGCCGGCGAGAAGAAAGCCAAGAAGCCGGCTGCAGCCAAGAAAGCCAAAGCTGCTGGTGCCAAGGCTGCCAAAAAGGCCGGTGGTGTGAAGAAGGCTGCTGCTCCGAAGCAGAAGGCCACCAAACCTTCCAAGACCGCCGCCAAGAAGCCCAAGACCCCAAAACCGAAGAAGGCTGCCCCAGCCAAGAAAGCTGCCGCGAAGAAGACCGCTGCCAAGAAGTAA
- the LOC110678229 gene encoding uncharacterized protein LOC110678229, which produces MKGVDQELAKLRKIVEELSTKKHKRSKKERTIQVMKVTDSEMEAEEIDKKDKLAKRKQQGGSGEISPPYKRNTNGNDSELMSGSNYESTGAIGGEMTERRMTAFAVKASLNQKQPTLAQPSVPVLPSSNTEPNSSKMTGRGKGGKGLGKGGAKRHRKVLRDNIQGITKPAIRRLARRGGVKRISGLIYEETRGVLKVFLENVIRDAVTYTEHAKRKTVTAMDVVYALKRQGRTLYGFGG; this is translated from the exons ATGAAAGGAGTCGACCAGGAATTGGCGAAGCTCCGAAAAATCGTCGAGGAGCTTTCGACGAAGAAGCATAAGCGGAGCAAGAAGGAACGAACGATCCAAGTCATGAAGGTAACCGATTCGGAGATGGAGGCAGAAGAAATCGACAAGAAGGACAAGTTGGCGAAAAGGAAGCAGCAAGGAGGATCCGGAGAAATCTCCCCTCCCTACAAGCGGAATACGAACGGGAACGATTCGGAATTAATGTCGggtagcaactacgaatcgACGGGAGCTATTGGTGGCGAG ATGACCGAGAGGCGAATGACCGCTTTTGCGGTTAAAGCCTCGTTAAACCAAAAACAACCAACCTTGGCGCAGCCATCAGTTCCAGTACTACCGTCGTCGAACACAGAACCAAATTCATCCAAAATGACCGGCCGTGGCAAGGGAGGCAAAGGACTCGGAAAAGGAGGCGCCaagcgtcatcgcaaggttttgcgtgaTAACATCCAGGGTATCACCAAGCCCGCAATCCGTCGTCTGGCTCGTCGTGGAGGAGTCAAGCGTATCTCCGGACTTATCTACGAGGAAACTCGTGGTGTGTTGAAGGTGTTCCTGGAAAACGTCATCCGTGATGCCGTTACCTACACTGAACACGCCAAGCGTAAAACCGTTACCGCTATGGATGTTGTCTACGCTCTGAAGCGTCAGGGACGCACCCTGTACGGTTTCGGAGGTTAA
- the LOC110679057 gene encoding histone H2A — MSGRGKGGKVKGKAKSRSNRAGLQFPVGRIHRLLRKGNYAERVGAGAPVYLAAVMEYLAAEVLELAGNAARDNKKTRIIPRHLQLAIRNDEELNKLLSGVTIAQGGVLPNIQAVLLPKKTEKKA, encoded by the coding sequence ATGTCTGGCCGCGGCAAAGGAGGCAAAGTTAAGGGAAAGGCAAAGTCCCGTTCCAACCGCGCTGGATTGCAGTTCCCAGTCGGTCGTATTCACCGTCTGCTCCGGAAGGGCAACTATGCCGAGCGTGTCGGTGCCGGCGCTCCAGTCTACTTGGCTGCCGTTATGGAATATCTGGCCGCTGAAGTGCTCGAATTGGCAGGAAACGCTGCCCGTGACAACAAGAAGACCAGAATCATTCCCCGTCATCTGCAGTTGGCCATCCGCAACGACGAAGAATTGAACAAGCTGCTGTCCGGTGTTACCATCGCCCAAGGTGGTGTTCTGCCCAACATTCAGGCTGTCTTGCTGCCGAAGAAAACCGAAAAGAAGGCATAA